Proteins found in one Tsukamurella paurometabola DSM 20162 genomic segment:
- a CDS encoding DUF389 domain-containing protein codes for MRHIRVISPPDRTDAVLALFRSRPGVTHVTLAVGASLAPAGDVLGADVTREAAHRVLQGLEELGIPADGAVTVSTLDTVLSDAADAAEKAVPGDPSDAVVWEELTARTREESTLNSTFLAFLVLAVLLAAVGVVTNSPVTVVGAMVVGPEFGPLAAIAVALATRRLHFAARPLIALSVGFPVAMVCTWLGAEAALAADLFTVDVLDTAGQVDFIYRVGPFSLIVALLAGAAGMISMVTAKSAALVGVFISVTTVPAAGYAVVAATVGEWQRALESTGQLAINLVGIVVAGVLVLVLRPAAWRDMREQVGL; via the coding sequence GTGCGCCACATCCGGGTGATCAGTCCACCCGACCGGACCGACGCGGTGCTCGCGTTGTTCCGGTCGCGGCCGGGCGTCACCCACGTCACACTCGCGGTCGGTGCGTCACTCGCCCCCGCGGGCGATGTGCTGGGCGCCGACGTCACCCGCGAGGCCGCCCATCGCGTCTTGCAGGGCCTCGAGGAATTGGGAATCCCCGCCGACGGCGCGGTCACCGTCTCGACCCTGGACACGGTGCTCTCCGATGCCGCGGACGCCGCGGAGAAGGCGGTGCCCGGCGACCCATCGGATGCCGTGGTCTGGGAAGAACTGACCGCCCGGACCCGCGAGGAGTCGACGCTCAACTCGACCTTCCTCGCCTTCCTTGTGCTCGCGGTGCTGCTCGCGGCGGTCGGCGTGGTCACCAACTCCCCGGTCACAGTGGTCGGCGCGATGGTCGTCGGACCCGAATTCGGGCCGCTCGCAGCGATCGCCGTGGCACTCGCGACCCGTCGCCTGCATTTCGCGGCGCGCCCGCTGATCGCGCTGTCGGTCGGCTTCCCGGTGGCGATGGTGTGCACCTGGCTCGGGGCCGAGGCCGCGCTCGCCGCGGATCTGTTCACCGTGGACGTCCTCGATACGGCGGGCCAGGTGGACTTCATCTACCGGGTCGGCCCGTTCTCGCTGATCGTCGCGTTGCTCGCCGGTGCCGCGGGCATGATCTCGATGGTCACCGCGAAGTCCGCGGCGCTGGTGGGCGTGTTCATCTCGGTGACCACGGTTCCCGCCGCCGGGTACGCAGTAGTGGCCGCTACCGTCGGGGAGTGGCAGCGCGCGCTCGAATCCACGGGGCAGCTCGCCATCAACCTCGTCGGGATCGTCGTCGCGGGCGTCCTGGTGCTGGTCCTGCGGCCCGCGGCATGGCGCGATATGCGAGAGCAGGTGGGGCTGTGA
- a CDS encoding circularly permuted type 2 ATP-grasp protein, which produces MTVDGLQDLDADALARLQARVRGLIDDEGITYNALDALPSDLAAPATTGRWRLDPLPVLLSTDEWEPLARGAAQRSTLLDALLRDFYGEQRTIRDGLLPPEVLFAHPGFIRRAFGVPAPGTKALFLHAADVGRIGAGGAYAVAADRTQAPSGVGYALADRRVTSRALPREFRSETPRPVSSFAAALRGQLLESAPPGVDDPTVVVLSPGSFSETAFDQAYLASVLGFPLVEASDLTVRDGGVYMRALGRMKRVDVVLRRVDSEFSDPLDLRTDSRLGVVGLVEMMTRGAVTVVNTLGSGVLENPALHAYLPQLCRALLDEDLLLDSTPTVHAATPAGRAVIDGALDDQLLIDFSTGERILGADLTAEAAAALRARIAEQPALWCAKELVPFDTEPALSDGAVLDRGFSLRVFSLAQEAGYTVLGGGLGQVLLDGAAGAQLHTSAARDVWVPAGEDSRGSIRVATSPRVARMNGVTASGPVATPRVLSDLFWIGRYAERAEAMVRLLSVARERDQEFRHRPWQPGAASLQPLLDAVVEVSDTGQLGPIVAEGADQSDVLARLRRLTLDTDLPGTVAFAGVRLRACLRAVRDQMSTDTWLVLSGAERSLGRLAADRHDGGEQLDQTLGEVLVSLLAFAGLARESLVQDPGWRMMDAGRRIERALQLADLTTSTVVPARESEVETGLLDAYLVACESSVTYRRRHRSVLRAGAVVDLMFLDADNPRSMVFQLDSLSRDLQNLPDEMRSVAAERTATELLGRLRRFDPEEAETVTDGVRTELVALIDAITGGLRDISDVLERTRFALPAEARPIWVGVPSWA; this is translated from the coding sequence GTGACCGTCGACGGACTACAGGATCTCGACGCCGATGCCCTCGCCCGGTTGCAGGCACGGGTACGGGGCCTGATCGATGACGAGGGCATCACCTACAACGCACTCGACGCGTTACCGAGTGACCTCGCCGCACCGGCCACCACCGGGCGGTGGCGACTCGATCCGTTGCCGGTGCTGCTGAGTACCGACGAGTGGGAACCCCTGGCGCGCGGCGCCGCCCAGCGGTCGACGCTGCTCGACGCGCTGCTCCGCGACTTCTACGGCGAACAGCGCACCATCCGCGACGGCCTGCTGCCCCCCGAGGTGCTGTTCGCCCACCCCGGTTTCATCCGCCGGGCCTTCGGTGTTCCCGCGCCCGGGACCAAGGCGTTGTTCCTGCACGCCGCTGACGTCGGCCGGATCGGAGCCGGCGGCGCGTACGCGGTGGCCGCCGACCGCACCCAGGCGCCGTCGGGCGTGGGCTACGCCCTCGCGGACCGGCGGGTCACCTCCCGCGCCCTGCCCCGCGAATTCCGCTCCGAGACACCGCGACCGGTGTCGTCGTTCGCCGCCGCGCTGCGGGGGCAACTGCTCGAGAGCGCTCCACCCGGGGTCGACGATCCCACGGTGGTGGTGCTCAGTCCCGGATCGTTCTCCGAGACGGCGTTCGACCAGGCCTACCTCGCCTCCGTGCTCGGATTCCCGCTGGTCGAGGCCTCCGACCTCACCGTCCGCGACGGTGGTGTGTACATGCGCGCACTCGGCCGAATGAAACGCGTCGACGTGGTGCTGCGCCGTGTCGACTCCGAGTTCTCCGACCCGCTCGATCTGCGCACCGACTCCCGGCTCGGTGTGGTCGGCCTGGTCGAGATGATGACCCGCGGGGCCGTCACCGTGGTGAACACACTCGGCTCCGGCGTTCTGGAGAACCCGGCCCTGCACGCCTACCTGCCGCAGTTGTGCCGCGCCCTGCTCGATGAGGACCTGTTGCTCGACTCCACCCCGACCGTGCACGCGGCCACTCCCGCCGGTCGCGCCGTGATCGACGGCGCACTCGACGATCAGTTGCTGATCGATTTCTCCACCGGGGAGCGGATCCTGGGCGCCGACCTCACCGCCGAGGCCGCCGCGGCACTGCGCGCCCGCATAGCCGAGCAGCCCGCGCTGTGGTGCGCGAAGGAACTGGTGCCCTTCGACACCGAGCCCGCTCTGTCCGACGGTGCCGTGCTGGACCGCGGATTCTCCCTGCGGGTCTTCTCGCTGGCGCAGGAGGCCGGCTACACCGTGCTCGGTGGCGGCCTCGGCCAGGTCCTCCTCGACGGTGCCGCCGGCGCGCAACTGCATACATCGGCGGCCCGTGACGTCTGGGTGCCCGCGGGGGAGGACAGCCGCGGATCGATCCGCGTGGCGACCTCTCCGCGCGTGGCCAGGATGAACGGCGTCACGGCGAGCGGACCCGTCGCCACCCCGCGCGTCCTGTCCGACCTGTTCTGGATCGGCCGGTACGCAGAACGCGCGGAGGCGATGGTGCGGCTGCTCAGTGTGGCCCGCGAACGCGATCAGGAGTTCCGGCACCGGCCCTGGCAGCCCGGGGCCGCCTCCCTGCAGCCCCTGCTCGACGCCGTCGTCGAGGTGTCCGATACCGGGCAACTCGGACCGATCGTGGCCGAGGGCGCCGACCAGTCCGATGTGCTCGCCCGATTGCGTCGACTCACCCTCGACACCGACCTGCCCGGCACCGTCGCCTTCGCCGGCGTGCGCCTGCGCGCCTGCCTGCGCGCGGTCCGGGATCAGATGTCGACCGACACCTGGCTCGTGCTCAGCGGCGCCGAGCGCTCGCTGGGCCGGCTCGCCGCCGACCGGCACGACGGGGGCGAGCAACTCGACCAGACCCTCGGCGAGGTGCTGGTCTCGCTGCTCGCCTTCGCCGGACTCGCCCGTGAATCGCTGGTCCAAGATCCAGGATGGCGCATGATGGACGCCGGGCGGCGGATCGAGCGGGCCCTGCAGTTGGCCGACCTGACCACATCCACCGTGGTCCCGGCCCGAGAATCCGAGGTCGAGACAGGCCTGCTCGACGCGTACCTCGTGGCCTGTGAGTCGTCGGTCACCTATCGGCGGCGGCACCGGTCGGTACTGCGTGCGGGCGCCGTGGTCGACCTGATGTTCCTCGACGCCGACAATCCACGGTCGATGGTCTTCCAGCTCGACTCGCTCTCGCGCGACCTGCAGAACCTGCCGGACGAGATGCGCAGCGTGGCCGCCGAACGCACCGCCACCGAACTACTGGGCCGGCTGCGCCGGTTCGACCCCGAGGAGGCCGAGACCGTGACCGACGGTGTCCGCACCGAACTCGTCGCACTGATCGATGCCATCACCGGTGGCCTGCGCGATATCTCAGACGTGCTTGAGCGGACCCGTTTCGCGCTGCCCGCCGAGGCTCGTCCGATCTGGGTCGGGGTGCCGTCGTGGGCCTGA
- a CDS encoding transglutaminase family protein, which yields MGLSFSRRTPDSRSRRYRVVHETTYSYDAEVTSSFGRCYLSPRELDQQRVDEHFIVIGPEPTDRSEGVDAYGNTDTYFHVTTPHTQLSVRGESIVQVEPLHESITDEGPALAPWELARPVGDAGALAAQYRLDQRPAEIDDDVRAFADAIFTPGKPLVEAVEELTTAIYTDFTYRSGATNVATRVATVMERREGVCQDFARVAIACLRSKGLAARYVSGYLATEPPPGQDRVVGAGATHAWAAVWLPGDIWLPFDPTNNKFVDERHVTVAWGRDYEDVPPLRGVIYTDSRGSSIDVSVDVAPLD from the coding sequence GTGGGCCTGAGCTTCTCCCGCCGGACGCCCGATTCGCGCAGCCGGCGCTACCGCGTGGTGCACGAGACCACCTACAGCTACGACGCCGAGGTCACCTCCAGCTTCGGCCGCTGTTATCTGAGCCCGCGCGAACTCGACCAACAGCGGGTCGACGAGCACTTCATCGTGATCGGACCCGAGCCCACCGACCGCTCCGAGGGCGTCGACGCCTACGGCAACACCGACACGTACTTTCACGTGACCACACCGCACACCCAGTTGAGCGTGCGCGGTGAGTCCATCGTGCAGGTGGAGCCACTGCACGAGTCGATCACCGACGAGGGCCCCGCCCTAGCACCCTGGGAACTCGCGCGGCCGGTGGGCGATGCGGGCGCCCTCGCCGCGCAGTACCGGCTCGACCAGCGGCCCGCGGAGATCGACGACGATGTGCGCGCGTTCGCCGATGCGATCTTCACGCCCGGCAAACCACTCGTCGAGGCCGTCGAGGAACTCACCACCGCGATCTACACCGACTTCACGTATCGCTCGGGTGCCACCAATGTCGCGACCCGAGTGGCCACCGTGATGGAACGCCGGGAGGGCGTCTGCCAGGACTTCGCCCGGGTTGCCATCGCCTGCCTGCGGTCCAAGGGCCTTGCGGCGCGGTACGTCTCGGGATATCTCGCCACCGAACCACCGCCCGGCCAGGACCGCGTGGTGGGTGCGGGTGCGACACACGCGTGGGCGGCGGTGTGGCTGCCCGGCGATATCTGGCTCCCGTTCGACCCCACGAACAACAAGTTCGTCGATGAGCGGCACGTGACGGTCGCCTGGGGCCGGGACTACGAGGACGTACCACCGCTGCGCGGTGTGATCTACACGGATTCGCGGGGATCCTCGATCGACGTCTCGGTCGACGTCGCACCGCTCGACTGA
- a CDS encoding ABC transporter ATP-binding protein encodes MTAIIGTGIVVRRRGRPVLDGVNVTVHAGAVTGVLGPSGAGKTTLLRVLAGLLSPDAGSVDHGGGAPRPAAGTLAMLAQHPRTVCNPRWPLARIVGEPRRISGVGIGVDEAADRAGLQPSLLDRFPAQVSDGQLQRACVARILVQAPRFLLADEPVAMLDPVSARAVLRILDAVTAAGTGVVLVSHNAALVRRRAATVIELQSSGATSTETSIEDPRESV; translated from the coding sequence ATGACGGCGATCATCGGCACGGGCATCGTGGTTCGCCGCCGCGGCCGTCCGGTGCTCGACGGGGTGAACGTGACGGTGCACGCGGGCGCGGTGACCGGTGTGCTCGGCCCGTCGGGCGCGGGCAAGACGACACTGCTGCGGGTACTCGCCGGACTGCTCTCACCCGATGCCGGTTCCGTCGACCACGGCGGGGGTGCGCCGCGCCCGGCGGCGGGGACGCTCGCGATGCTGGCGCAGCATCCACGGACCGTGTGCAATCCGCGGTGGCCGCTCGCGCGGATCGTCGGCGAGCCCCGTCGCATCAGTGGCGTCGGCATCGGGGTCGACGAGGCCGCGGACCGCGCAGGGCTGCAGCCATCGCTGCTGGATCGGTTCCCGGCGCAGGTGAGCGACGGACAGCTCCAACGTGCCTGTGTGGCACGGATTCTGGTGCAGGCGCCGCGGTTCCTGCTCGCCGATGAGCCGGTGGCGATGCTCGACCCCGTTTCGGCGCGCGCGGTGCTCCGGATACTCGACGCCGTGACCGCGGCGGGCACGGGGGTGGTCCTGGTGAGCCATAACGCAGCGCTGGTGCGGCGGCGAGCGGCGACGGTGATCGAGCTTCAGTCGAGCGGTGCGACGTCGACCGAGACGTCGATCGAGGATCCCCGCGAATCCGTGTAG
- a CDS encoding ATP-binding cassette domain-containing protein, giving the protein MTARTRGLTVRAGTTTVLDGVDLHVPTAAVTALVGESGCGKSMVVAALSGLLPPGVDVSGEVEVSGHVLGARDDGWAELRGRTVGVVPQSAATSFTPVRTVRSQLDEVIRVLDGSRSAEELSVAAGLPAAALDLYPHELSGGMAQRAAVAAAVAAGPPLILADEPTSALDPATAAAVLGLLRTLADAGAAVLVITHDLRSVLSAGCDALAVMRSGRLLYSGSPIAPADHADAEYIRAFFEEVE; this is encoded by the coding sequence ATGACCGCCCGGACCCGCGGGCTGACAGTGCGCGCCGGCACCACGACGGTGCTCGACGGCGTCGACCTGCACGTACCCACGGCGGCGGTCACCGCCCTGGTCGGCGAATCCGGTTGCGGTAAGTCGATGGTCGTCGCGGCGCTGAGCGGACTGTTGCCACCCGGCGTCGACGTCTCGGGCGAGGTGGAGGTGAGTGGACACGTACTCGGCGCCCGCGATGACGGCTGGGCCGAGCTGCGTGGGCGCACCGTGGGCGTGGTTCCGCAATCGGCGGCCACGTCCTTCACCCCCGTCCGCACTGTGCGTTCCCAGCTCGACGAAGTGATTCGCGTCCTGGACGGGTCCCGCAGCGCTGAGGAACTCAGCGTGGCGGCAGGGCTGCCGGCTGCCGCCCTGGATCTGTACCCGCACGAGTTGTCCGGTGGCATGGCGCAGCGCGCCGCGGTAGCGGCTGCCGTCGCGGCCGGCCCACCGCTGATCCTGGCCGATGAACCCACCTCGGCACTGGACCCCGCGACAGCCGCCGCGGTGTTGGGGCTGCTTCGCACTCTCGCGGACGCCGGTGCTGCCGTCCTGGTGATCACGCACGACCTCCGATCGGTGCTCAGTGCGGGCTGCGATGCACTGGCGGTCATGCGCTCGGGTCGCCTTCTGTACTCGGGCTCCCCCATCGCACCGGCGGACCACGCCGACGCCGAGTACATCCGGGCGTTCTTCGAGGAGGTCGAATGA
- a CDS encoding ABC transporter permease gives MTRWPWIALAAIVVFAIAVPAVTGPQVADFTAALRPPGPGGPLGTDHSGYDLAVRTASALRISLLLAAICAVLSTVIGLVIGLSSATIGGWFDAVLMRIVDGVNALPHLVVGVVIAALWRGDPVAIVASIALTHWPPVARVVRAELLAAMSSGWVESARLAGASRVFVARRHLLPAVSGQALVAAIVLLPHAVWHESTLSFLGVGLSPDRASLGSLLGQARGDVLLGAWWTLAVPGLALVATALVCAACGARIRRSLAVPAPQVWR, from the coding sequence ATGACACGGTGGCCGTGGATCGCACTGGCCGCGATCGTCGTCTTCGCCATCGCGGTGCCTGCGGTGACGGGCCCGCAAGTGGCGGACTTCACCGCTGCTCTACGGCCGCCCGGTCCGGGCGGCCCGCTGGGCACCGATCATTCCGGCTACGACCTGGCAGTGCGGACGGCGTCGGCGCTGCGGATCTCCCTGCTACTGGCCGCTATCTGCGCCGTGCTGTCGACCGTGATCGGGCTCGTGATCGGGCTCTCCTCCGCCACGATCGGCGGTTGGTTCGATGCCGTCCTGATGCGCATCGTGGACGGTGTGAACGCTCTACCGCACCTGGTGGTCGGTGTGGTGATCGCAGCGCTCTGGCGCGGGGATCCGGTGGCGATCGTCGCGTCGATCGCGCTCACCCATTGGCCACCGGTGGCCCGGGTAGTGCGGGCAGAGCTGCTGGCGGCCATGTCGTCCGGGTGGGTCGAATCGGCACGGCTGGCCGGCGCCTCCCGGGTGTTCGTGGCGCGCCGGCACCTGCTGCCCGCGGTGTCTGGCCAGGCACTGGTCGCCGCGATCGTGCTGTTGCCGCACGCGGTCTGGCACGAGAGCACACTCTCGTTCCTCGGCGTCGGACTGTCCCCGGACCGAGCGAGTCTGGGCTCGCTCCTCGGACAGGCACGCGGCGATGTGCTGCTGGGCGCGTGGTGGACACTCGCCGTGCCCGGCCTCGCGCTGGTGGCCACCGCACTCGTGTGTGCGGCGTGCGGTGCGCGCATCCGCCGGTCACTCGCGGTCCCGGCCCCGCAGGTGTGGCGATGA
- a CDS encoding ABC transporter permease has translation METLIVARRGRGRTAGRLLLVRVAIAFPVLLVVSLALFALAGLSPFDPLATYLGGEYQSASQAQREAAQVAYGLDASWWSAWWRWACALLSGDLGFSSTKGRPVAEVLAQGLPFTIGLSATALLIAAAAAITLGAVAGMRSGSRLDKTVSALATALAATPPFVVSLLLVAVFAVGLRALPTSGARAPGEPYTLGGIVSHAALPVTALALSQMPWLLLSMRSAVVDAARSDAVRGARARGISGATLLRGHIGPMSVLPTLALLGTRLPEVIAGATIVETVFGWPGIASALVDSATALDFPLFASLSLLAAAAVLAGSALADAAAVWLDPRIELAG, from the coding sequence GTGGAAACGCTGATCGTGGCTCGCCGCGGTCGCGGACGCACGGCCGGCCGGCTGCTCCTGGTGCGCGTGGCGATCGCGTTCCCGGTCCTGCTGGTGGTCTCGCTCGCCCTGTTCGCGCTGGCCGGCCTATCTCCGTTCGATCCCCTCGCCACCTACCTCGGGGGCGAGTACCAGTCCGCTTCCCAAGCCCAGCGCGAGGCCGCGCAGGTGGCCTACGGTCTCGACGCGAGCTGGTGGTCGGCGTGGTGGCGCTGGGCCTGCGCGCTGCTGTCCGGCGATCTCGGCTTCTCCTCGACGAAGGGGCGTCCGGTCGCCGAGGTTCTCGCGCAAGGACTTCCCTTCACCATCGGGTTGTCGGCGACCGCGCTGCTGATCGCCGCCGCTGCGGCGATCACGCTCGGCGCCGTGGCCGGGATGCGCAGCGGCAGCCGGCTCGATAAGACGGTGAGCGCACTGGCCACGGCGCTGGCGGCGACCCCGCCGTTCGTGGTCTCCCTGCTGCTGGTCGCGGTGTTCGCGGTGGGGCTACGGGCCTTGCCGACCTCGGGAGCGCGCGCACCGGGCGAGCCGTACACGCTGGGCGGCATCGTCTCCCACGCGGCACTGCCCGTGACGGCGTTGGCGCTGTCACAGATGCCCTGGCTGTTGCTGTCGATGCGGTCCGCCGTCGTCGACGCCGCCCGGTCCGATGCGGTGCGCGGAGCGCGGGCCCGCGGGATCAGCGGGGCGACCCTGCTGCGCGGCCACATCGGCCCGATGTCGGTGCTGCCGACACTGGCCCTGCTCGGCACCCGGCTGCCGGAGGTGATCGCCGGTGCGACCATCGTGGAGACGGTCTTCGGCTGGCCGGGAATAGCCTCCGCCCTCGTGGATTCGGCGACGGCACTGGACTTTCCCCTGTTCGCATCGCTGTCGCTGCTCGCCGCGGCGGCAGTGCTCGCCGGATCGGCGCTCGCCGATGCGGCGGCGGTGTGGCTGGACCCCCGGATCGAGTTGGCCGGATGA
- a CDS encoding ABC transporter substrate-binding protein: protein MRSARRTVGLITAVALALGACSSGAGGAEDRLVLAETQPLGGFNPLMGYGELGVSPLYEGLYRPDAASDGQVPDLLPALATAAPQRIGPRTWRIPLRAGVTFSDGTPFDAADVVATYRAARDPKVAADIATHVAPVQDVTPDGGGAVIVRLATDGDPTPYLLLGIVPAERIEERPVAQWGLNRTPVGTGPYRLDSLADDQAVLVARSDRGPQPAVRRVVYTLVPDDNARAQRVRAGEVDGALLPPKLAASLDGRDGVRTMTVKSADWRGVSLPAANAFTADPVARRAMNLGVDRAAVISGVLAGAGEPASTPYSSVYGAAYEPGAQFDFDAAEASRLLDEAGWLPGPDGVRTRNGSTAAFGLLYNAQDTVRRDLAVAFAAAMKPLGIAVTPQGSSWDEIEKRTRDAAILLGGGETPFSIDAQGYDALHTRVPGSSPYSNPGDFTAPGLDDLLERARNLTPGPEKDAAYRQVQRIYAAQPSAVYLAHLHHAYAVRAGGWTYAPPILEPHSHGVTWGPWWNLPSWKR from the coding sequence ATGCGCAGCGCCCGCCGCACCGTCGGCCTCATTACAGCAGTAGCACTGGCACTCGGCGCGTGCTCGTCGGGCGCGGGCGGCGCGGAGGACCGCCTGGTACTCGCCGAGACTCAGCCGCTGGGCGGATTCAACCCACTGATGGGGTACGGCGAACTGGGCGTGTCCCCTTTGTACGAGGGCCTGTACCGGCCGGATGCGGCGTCGGACGGGCAGGTGCCGGATCTTCTGCCGGCACTCGCCACCGCGGCGCCGCAGCGGATCGGCCCCCGCACCTGGCGGATCCCGCTACGGGCCGGAGTCACCTTCTCCGACGGGACACCGTTCGACGCCGCTGATGTGGTTGCGACCTACCGCGCGGCGCGCGATCCAAAGGTGGCGGCCGACATCGCCACCCACGTGGCGCCGGTGCAGGACGTGACCCCGGACGGCGGCGGCGCCGTCATAGTGCGGCTCGCCACCGACGGTGATCCGACTCCCTATCTGCTCCTCGGCATCGTGCCCGCCGAGCGCATCGAGGAGCGTCCGGTCGCCCAGTGGGGCCTTAATCGCACGCCCGTCGGCACCGGGCCGTACCGGCTCGACTCCCTCGCCGATGACCAGGCCGTCCTCGTGGCCCGTTCCGATCGCGGCCCGCAGCCGGCGGTGCGCCGCGTGGTGTACACGCTGGTGCCGGACGACAATGCCCGGGCACAACGGGTACGGGCCGGCGAGGTCGACGGTGCGCTGCTGCCGCCGAAGCTGGCGGCGTCCCTCGACGGCCGTGACGGCGTGCGCACCATGACGGTGAAATCGGCGGACTGGCGCGGTGTCTCGCTCCCCGCCGCCAATGCGTTCACCGCCGATCCGGTGGCGCGGCGTGCGATGAACCTGGGCGTGGATCGCGCCGCGGTGATCTCCGGGGTGTTGGCCGGCGCCGGGGAACCGGCGAGCACGCCGTACTCGTCGGTGTACGGCGCCGCATACGAACCGGGAGCGCAGTTCGACTTCGACGCTGCGGAAGCGAGTCGACTGCTCGATGAGGCAGGGTGGCTACCCGGACCGGACGGGGTGCGCACGCGCAACGGCAGCACCGCCGCGTTCGGGCTGCTCTACAACGCACAGGACACGGTGCGGCGCGACCTGGCCGTGGCCTTCGCCGCGGCGATGAAGCCGCTCGGTATCGCCGTCACACCGCAGGGCAGCAGCTGGGACGAGATCGAAAAGCGCACCCGCGATGCCGCGATCCTGCTGGGCGGCGGCGAGACGCCGTTCAGCATCGACGCGCAGGGCTACGACGCCCTGCACACCCGGGTGCCCGGCTCGTCGCCCTACAGCAATCCCGGAGACTTCACCGCGCCCGGACTCGATGATCTGCTGGAGCGGGCCCGGAACCTGACTCCCGGTCCCGAGAAGGACGCCGCGTACCGGCAGGTGCAGCGCATCTACGCCGCCCAACCCTCGGCCGTCTACCTCGCGCACCTGCACCACGCGTACGCCGTCCGGGCCGGCGGCTGGACCTACGCTCCGCCGATCCTGGAACCGCATTCGCACGGCGTCACGTGGGGACCGTGGTGGAACCTGCCCTCGTGGAAACGCTGA
- a CDS encoding ArsR/SmtB family transcription factor, with protein sequence MAHGHRHGVDADAWAARFALLGDATRLRLLIAMHDRPGLGVGELAERAGVGQNAASQALRILRDAEWVSTSRDGRTVRYTLRSDAIVHRILHDILGVTHHNA encoded by the coding sequence ATGGCTCACGGGCACCGGCACGGCGTGGACGCGGACGCCTGGGCCGCCCGCTTCGCCCTGCTCGGAGACGCCACCCGACTCCGGCTGCTGATCGCGATGCACGATCGCCCGGGACTCGGTGTCGGCGAGCTGGCCGAGCGGGCCGGGGTGGGACAGAACGCGGCCTCGCAGGCGTTGCGCATACTCCGGGACGCGGAGTGGGTGAGCACATCGCGCGACGGGCGAACCGTGCGGTACACGTTGCGCTCCGATGCCATCGTGCACCGCATCCTGCACGACATCCTCGGCGTGACGCACCACAACGCCTGA